From Actinoplanes oblitus, a single genomic window includes:
- a CDS encoding SMI1/KNR4 family protein — protein sequence MSERIAGARYAFRAAHPASPMLRVRYRHGVPVDPWGFPDWTPYARVMVALPPAIADLTVEEARVVDVRTADRVARAGGDPLWDGAVGTPVGWTWAHTAQTRHLALVPAELHASFRHLGGVSVGARTLSGHGLVAPGTEPPGILVTERLTDAALDAADERFGVRLPPHYRDFLGRTNGGAPSFPAVLPGFGFVLDQPLFGFREDRTHDLGYLNAFFGDRLTEDWLAIGLVQGGLLALRIRGRDAGAVGYLDDDDPRDRDHFTAADVCDRLLHRVAGDFASFWLALRAVPSDVDDLAAGAAATAVLAAPEGLGSLLPASHRRPA from the coding sequence GTGAGCGAACGGATAGCCGGCGCCCGGTACGCGTTCCGCGCCGCGCACCCGGCCAGCCCGATGCTCCGGGTGCGGTACCGGCACGGCGTTCCGGTGGACCCCTGGGGTTTCCCCGACTGGACGCCGTACGCGCGGGTCATGGTCGCCCTGCCCCCGGCGATCGCGGACCTCACGGTCGAGGAGGCGCGCGTCGTCGACGTGCGGACCGCCGACCGGGTGGCCCGGGCCGGCGGTGATCCGCTCTGGGACGGCGCGGTGGGCACCCCGGTCGGCTGGACCTGGGCACACACCGCGCAGACCCGGCACCTCGCGCTGGTTCCGGCCGAGCTGCACGCGAGCTTCCGGCATCTCGGCGGCGTCAGCGTCGGCGCCCGGACGCTGTCCGGTCACGGCCTCGTCGCGCCCGGCACCGAGCCGCCCGGCATCCTGGTCACCGAGCGGCTCACCGACGCCGCGCTGGACGCGGCGGACGAGCGTTTCGGGGTACGCCTCCCGCCGCACTACCGTGACTTTTTGGGCCGGACGAACGGCGGCGCGCCCAGCTTCCCGGCCGTCCTCCCGGGGTTCGGGTTCGTCCTGGACCAGCCGCTGTTCGGGTTCCGCGAGGACCGCACCCACGACCTGGGCTATCTGAACGCGTTCTTCGGTGACCGGCTGACCGAGGACTGGCTGGCCATCGGCCTGGTGCAGGGTGGCCTGCTGGCGCTGCGGATCCGTGGACGGGACGCGGGCGCGGTCGGCTACCTGGACGACGACGACCCGCGCGACCGGGACCACTTCACCGCCGCCGACGTGTGTGACCGGCTGCTGCACCGGGTGGCCGGCGACTTCGCCTCGTTCTGGCTGGCGCTGCGTGCCGTACCGTCAGATGTGGACGATCTGGCGGCCGGCGCTGCCGCGACCGCCGTGCTCGCCGCTCCCGAGGGTCTCGGCAGCCTGCTGCCGGCCTCGCACCGGCGGCCCGCGTGA
- a CDS encoding SseB family protein, with protein sequence MSEDWTPANDVENALVAALVADDRQSFFQLLSVADLFLPQLTRDPSAAQRFLTVHAFEHVLLPVFTSVRALAAQFGHAIDGYTVTNYAELRRKWPHPEWRLAIDPGTPLAVFLPVEDLAEAAVGDLRVPSLAEVAAEAAEDLGAEDDMWARHQAAGDYPQDDAAAMRLAARAGDVYGYLDRLLDSTVLIPTTRPAEPEEIAEPGFPWAPAPDRMIEVFTSAESLAASHPEPTVVTEVPFALALAVWPEDHGVAVDPDGDSGFRVAADDVPVLLAFEPEPPVRD encoded by the coding sequence GTGAGCGAGGACTGGACGCCCGCCAACGACGTCGAGAACGCCCTGGTGGCGGCGCTCGTGGCCGACGACCGGCAGTCGTTCTTCCAGCTGCTCTCGGTGGCCGACCTGTTCCTGCCGCAGCTGACCCGGGATCCCTCGGCGGCGCAGCGATTCCTCACCGTGCACGCCTTCGAGCACGTCCTCCTGCCGGTCTTCACCTCGGTGCGGGCGCTGGCCGCGCAGTTCGGGCACGCGATCGACGGCTACACCGTCACCAACTACGCCGAGCTGCGCCGCAAGTGGCCGCACCCGGAGTGGCGGCTGGCGATCGACCCGGGCACCCCGCTGGCCGTGTTCCTGCCGGTGGAGGACCTCGCCGAGGCGGCGGTGGGCGATCTTCGCGTGCCGAGCCTCGCCGAGGTGGCGGCGGAGGCCGCCGAGGACCTCGGCGCCGAGGACGACATGTGGGCCCGGCACCAGGCGGCGGGCGACTATCCGCAGGACGACGCGGCCGCGATGCGGCTCGCGGCACGGGCCGGCGACGTGTACGGATACCTGGACCGGCTGCTGGACAGCACGGTGCTGATCCCGACGACCCGCCCGGCCGAGCCGGAGGAGATCGCCGAGCCGGGCTTCCCGTGGGCACCCGCCCCGGACCGGATGATCGAGGTGTTCACCAGCGCCGAGTCGCTCGCGGCCAGCCACCCGGAGCCGACGGTGGTGACCGAGGTGCCGTTCGCGCTGGCGCTCGCGGTGTGGCCGGAGGACCACGGTGTCGCTGTCGATCCGGACGGCGACTCCGGCTTCCGGGTCGCCGCCGATGACGTGCCGGTCCTGCTGGCCTTCGAGCCCGAACCGCCGGTCCGCGACTGA
- a CDS encoding S8 family serine peptidase, whose amino-acid sequence MLVTLARRGMAATLTAALLLVAAPGGFGGAPAWGAECAQADRLTSGTAWPRDMLAIDAVTRFTRGGGVLVAVLSTGVRADNPQLAGRVLAGADAVAGRGTANTDCTGTGTRVAGVIAAEPADRSPVVGLAYRATVLPIRVLPDDSSGQGVATPGAIGRGIELALRNGAQVIVVANPAYQDGQRLRAAVAAATARDVPVIAAAGDLGSAQDDNPTPYPAAYPDVIGVGAVGQDGQIYPKSQHGDYVDLVAPGVAVPTLQGRGLAEADGTALAAGYVGAAAALIRNRSGKMPVADLTRLLTASASPAVAGDAFGAGVVNPYAAVTGKITAKQARALPAVSAPAAERTGAEQRRRTAAYTGAIIAAIAVAAVLMVTAAIRRSRRQHWRPATAPPLPEYDEPIEPGPPVMLLEQPGPN is encoded by the coding sequence GTGCTTGTGACGCTCGCCCGGCGGGGGATGGCCGCTACCCTGACCGCCGCTCTGCTGCTGGTCGCGGCGCCGGGTGGGTTCGGCGGCGCTCCGGCGTGGGGCGCCGAGTGCGCCCAGGCCGACCGGCTGACCAGCGGCACCGCGTGGCCCCGGGACATGCTGGCGATCGACGCGGTCACCCGGTTCACCCGCGGCGGCGGCGTGCTGGTCGCGGTCCTCTCCACCGGCGTCCGGGCCGACAATCCGCAGCTCGCCGGCCGGGTGCTGGCCGGTGCCGACGCGGTCGCCGGGCGCGGCACGGCGAACACCGACTGCACCGGCACCGGCACCCGGGTGGCCGGCGTGATCGCCGCCGAGCCGGCCGACCGCAGCCCGGTCGTCGGCCTCGCCTACCGCGCCACCGTGCTGCCGATCCGGGTGCTCCCGGACGACTCGTCGGGGCAGGGCGTGGCCACCCCCGGCGCGATCGGCCGCGGCATCGAGCTGGCCCTGCGGAACGGGGCCCAGGTGATCGTGGTGGCCAACCCGGCGTACCAGGACGGGCAACGGCTCCGCGCGGCCGTCGCGGCGGCGACCGCCCGGGACGTGCCGGTGATCGCCGCGGCCGGTGACCTCGGCTCGGCGCAGGACGACAACCCGACGCCGTACCCCGCCGCCTATCCGGACGTGATCGGGGTCGGCGCCGTCGGCCAGGACGGCCAGATCTACCCCAAGTCCCAGCACGGCGACTACGTCGACCTGGTCGCCCCGGGCGTGGCGGTGCCCACCCTGCAGGGCCGGGGGCTCGCCGAGGCGGACGGCACCGCGCTGGCCGCCGGTTACGTCGGCGCGGCCGCCGCGCTGATCCGCAACCGGTCCGGGAAGATGCCGGTCGCCGACCTGACCCGGCTGCTCACCGCGTCGGCCAGCCCGGCCGTCGCCGGCGACGCGTTCGGCGCCGGGGTGGTCAATCCGTACGCCGCGGTCACCGGGAAGATCACCGCAAAGCAGGCTCGTGCGCTGCCCGCGGTGTCCGCGCCGGCGGCCGAGCGCACCGGCGCCGAGCAGCGGCGGCGGACGGCTGCCTACACCGGCGCCATCATCGCGGCGATCGCCGTGGCGGCGGTGCTGATGGTGACGGCGGCGATCCGGCGCAGCCGGCGGCAGCACTGGCGGCCGGCGACGGCACCGCCCCTGCCGGAGTACGACGAGCCGATCGAGCCCGGCCCGCCGGTCATGCTGCTGGAGCAGCCCGGCCCTAATTGA
- the eccB gene encoding type VII secretion protein EccB, producing the protein MASRRDQLQSYQFLNQRVISAFVMRETDPAQSPLRRGIGALFGGLMVAILIAAGFGIYGILTKVGTDAWQADGSVVVERESGASFVYLQGRLNPALNFTSAKLAAGRPNPAVYRVAAKALAGTPRGITIGIPNAPASLPEAGQQIGLPWTMCAVPGEQPSAALLVGQAGPAGTPLGDSGLLVTDGTDRDAQLVWHGFKHRIDDAQTTLPALFGAVDVNEVSTAWLNAVPAGAAIEPIQVRNRGARSDRVTGFNNGQVLTVETGVGKQYYLILENGVLPITALQQAVLKARFPAEPRTVDISVLSPFFPELKQNNGPAEAQPPADPPKLVTITAGTTACAITRAADKAPAITYDGPATGLASAVPTAGSTAGGRALADAVLVPAGRFALVKVPGSGGYQVVTDLGVRHPVPGADALSRLGYAATSATEVPTALVTSIPAGVTLDPAAAVKPVSTVN; encoded by the coding sequence GTGGCTTCGCGGCGTGACCAGCTCCAGTCGTACCAGTTCCTGAACCAGCGGGTGATCTCCGCGTTCGTGATGCGGGAGACCGATCCGGCGCAGTCTCCGCTGCGGCGGGGCATCGGCGCGCTGTTCGGCGGCCTGATGGTGGCGATCCTGATCGCCGCCGGGTTCGGCATCTACGGCATCCTCACCAAGGTCGGCACCGACGCGTGGCAGGCCGACGGCTCGGTGGTGGTCGAGCGGGAGTCCGGCGCCAGCTTCGTCTACCTGCAGGGCCGGCTCAACCCGGCGCTCAACTTCACCTCGGCCAAGCTGGCCGCCGGCCGGCCCAACCCGGCCGTCTACCGGGTCGCGGCCAAGGCCCTGGCCGGCACGCCGCGCGGGATCACCATCGGCATTCCGAACGCGCCGGCGTCGCTGCCCGAGGCCGGTCAGCAGATCGGTCTGCCCTGGACGATGTGCGCGGTGCCGGGCGAGCAGCCGAGCGCCGCGCTGCTGGTCGGCCAGGCCGGTCCGGCCGGCACCCCGCTGGGCGACAGCGGCCTGCTGGTGACCGACGGCACCGACCGGGACGCCCAACTGGTCTGGCACGGCTTCAAGCACCGGATCGACGACGCGCAGACCACGCTGCCGGCGCTGTTCGGCGCGGTGGACGTCAACGAGGTGAGCACCGCCTGGCTGAACGCGGTGCCGGCCGGCGCCGCCATCGAGCCCATCCAGGTGCGCAACCGCGGTGCCCGGTCGGACCGGGTGACCGGCTTCAACAACGGGCAGGTGCTGACCGTGGAGACCGGGGTCGGCAAGCAGTACTACCTGATCCTGGAGAACGGCGTGCTGCCGATCACCGCGTTGCAGCAGGCGGTGCTGAAGGCCAGGTTCCCGGCCGAGCCGCGCACCGTGGACATCAGCGTGCTCAGCCCGTTCTTCCCGGAGCTCAAGCAGAACAACGGGCCGGCCGAGGCGCAGCCGCCGGCCGACCCGCCGAAACTGGTGACGATCACCGCCGGCACCACCGCCTGCGCGATCACCCGCGCGGCGGACAAGGCGCCGGCGATCACCTACGACGGCCCGGCCACCGGCCTCGCCTCGGCGGTGCCGACCGCCGGCAGCACCGCCGGCGGGCGGGCGCTGGCCGACGCGGTGCTGGTGCCGGCCGGCCGGTTCGCCCTGGTCAAGGTGCCCGGCTCGGGTGGTTATCAGGTGGTGACCGACCTGGGGGTCCGCCATCCGGTGCCCGGCGCTGACGCGCTGAGCCGGCTCGGTTACGCCGCCACCTCGGCGACCGAGGTGCCGACCGCGCTGGTCACCAGCATCCCGGCGGGCGTGACGCTGGATCCGGCGGCGGCGGTCAAGCCGGTGAGCACCGTCAATTAG
- the eccD gene encoding type VII secretion integral membrane protein EccD: protein MTAPGGPSLARVTIAAPTRRMDIALPDNMLVGELLPHLLRHAEGALGEPAERHGGWVLRRATGTPLEPHRNLAAQGVRDGELLHLKPAREDWPELAYDDVVEVIASGARRAGRSWGAAATRRCGLAVFAVALLVGLYGLAFGDSSRQTAAIVALAVALGLAVVGILLSRAFTDAGAGAVVAATGLPYAFVGGAWLLADTGAGFLDIGAPALLLGSAVLLVLSVLGHAGVAGLPRLFVAGIAVALTGLLAALLTLAGVSSDGAAAVALTAVIGLLPGYPVLASWIGRLPFPELPSRAEEILKDKPMPRRADVFAAVVRADEVLTGLLLATAFSGVVSIVFLGWSHPSRSAMFLIVAAVAALMLRSRLLATPQQRSPLLVAGVAGLAVLGVGAVHNDVLPGLLLLVAAAVAGGVALFTAVVYSQRQPSPYLGRAADLLDVVAIMALIPLACAVMGVFDDIRGLFSSIGG, encoded by the coding sequence GTGACCGCACCGGGTGGCCCGAGTCTGGCCCGGGTGACGATCGCCGCGCCGACCCGCCGGATGGACATCGCCCTGCCGGACAACATGCTGGTCGGCGAGTTGCTGCCGCACCTGCTGCGGCACGCCGAGGGCGCGCTCGGCGAGCCCGCCGAGCGGCACGGCGGCTGGGTGTTGCGCCGGGCCACCGGCACCCCGCTCGAGCCGCATCGCAACCTGGCCGCCCAGGGCGTCCGGGACGGCGAGCTGCTGCATCTCAAGCCGGCCCGGGAGGACTGGCCCGAGCTGGCCTATGACGACGTCGTCGAGGTGATCGCCAGCGGTGCCCGGCGCGCCGGGCGGTCCTGGGGCGCCGCCGCCACCCGCCGCTGCGGCCTGGCGGTCTTCGCCGTCGCCCTGCTGGTCGGTCTCTACGGTCTGGCGTTCGGCGACTCGTCCCGGCAGACCGCCGCGATCGTCGCGCTGGCCGTGGCGCTCGGCCTGGCCGTGGTCGGCATCCTGCTGTCCCGCGCGTTCACCGACGCCGGGGCCGGCGCCGTGGTCGCCGCCACCGGCCTGCCCTACGCGTTCGTCGGCGGCGCCTGGCTGCTCGCCGACACCGGCGCCGGGTTCCTCGACATCGGCGCACCGGCCCTGCTGCTCGGCTCCGCGGTGCTGCTGGTGCTCAGCGTGCTCGGGCACGCCGGGGTGGCCGGGCTGCCCCGGCTCTTCGTGGCCGGCATCGCGGTCGCCCTGACCGGCCTGCTGGCCGCGCTGCTCACCCTGGCCGGGGTGTCCTCGGACGGCGCCGCGGCGGTGGCGCTGACCGCGGTGATCGGGCTGCTCCCCGGTTACCCGGTGCTGGCCAGCTGGATCGGCCGCCTGCCGTTCCCGGAGCTGCCCAGCCGGGCCGAGGAGATCCTCAAGGACAAGCCGATGCCGCGCCGGGCGGACGTCTTCGCCGCCGTGGTGCGCGCCGACGAGGTGCTCACCGGCCTGCTGCTGGCCACCGCGTTCAGCGGTGTCGTGTCGATCGTCTTCCTGGGCTGGTCGCATCCGAGCCGGTCGGCGATGTTCCTGATCGTGGCCGCGGTGGCCGCCCTGATGCTGCGCTCGCGGCTGCTGGCCACGCCGCAGCAGCGCAGCCCGCTGCTGGTGGCCGGGGTGGCCGGCCTCGCCGTGCTGGGCGTCGGCGCGGTGCACAACGACGTGCTCCCCGGTCTGCTGCTGCTGGTCGCCGCGGCGGTGGCCGGCGGGGTCGCGCTGTTCACCGCGGTGGTCTACAGCCAGCGCCAGCCCTCCCCCTACCTGGGCCGGGCCGCCGACCTGCTGGACGTGGTGGCGATCATGGCCCTGATCCCGCTGGCGTGCGCGGTGATGGGGGTCTTCGACGACATCCGCGGGCTGTTCTCCTCGATCGGCGGGTGA
- the eccCa gene encoding type VII secretion protein EccCa, which produces MTVTIVKRPPRRPAPVMPSGEVLLDPPPEVPPPAGKGWTRMLMVLPMGAGAAAMGLMMSRQGGGPLTYVAGAMYGVSILGMIAMMATNTSGPGKREMIESRRQYLRHLSQLRAQLRNTIRQQREALYYRNPDPGTLWTFADSGRLWERRRGDADFTVVRIAVGVQEVATRLIPPQTRPVDELEPLCAMALRKFVNTYSVVPDLPVSVALRDFSHIYLRGADHAIHDFTRALVAQIATFHAPDDLRVGVCVPDHQRPWWEWAKWLPHAQHPDKTDAVGPVRLVAPSVPALEAMLDDVLVNRSRFDPSGPPPGGPHVVVIIDGGSTAGSDHLMTEGGVAGVTILDLSVPPPRLLDDSSVVLEIAADGTITGTTMDGSTEVGRADALGMAEIEVLARELAPLRLSAATFGDQPAISQDMGLAELLEQDDPYQIDLETLWAGRPNRDRLRVPIGIGVDGRPVELDLKESAQDGMGPHGLLIGATGSGKSELLRTLVVALALTHNPEILNFILVDYKGGATFASLDRLPHTAAMITNLQDEQALVDRMLGAIQGELTRRQELLRKAGNYASQRDYERARAAGVPLAPLPSLVLIVDEFSELLADRPDFIDMFVQIGRVGRSLGIHLLLASQKLDEGRLRGLESHLSYRLGLRTFSSMESRAVLGVPDAYELPHHPGHGYLRAGTDGLIRLKAAYVSGAVRKEGIVAAGGTRAGSPVREFSTYYSAPLQDERPEQEEAGQEVEEKVQGDTLMDVLARQMEGRGTPAHEVWLPPLDKAPTLGQMLPPVISMPDRGLTVDAAERFGTLHALVGIIDKPFDQRRDPMWLDLSGAAGNLLVIGGSQSGKSNLLRTLITSLALVHTPREVQFYGLDFGGGPLSALTDLPHVGGVATRRDVDRVRRTIAEVHGLMRIREDLFAQQNVEGMAAYRRARAQGRFAEDPFGDVFLVIDGWSTLRAEFEDLEPTVNELANRGLGFGVHVVAATNRWMDVRPQIRDVFGTRIELRLGEPTDSLINRREAVNVPESPGHGLTPDGHHFLAALPRIDREQRADDLAEAVAELVKHATEHWSGPPAPRVRLLPPELPFEMLPPSRGPVVPIGIAENDLQPVWLDFDAEPHALLFGDIESGKSSFLRSLAKSIVAGNSPAEARVLCVDLRRSLLGCVPPENTIGYGTSHQVTADLINQVVVVMRERLPGPDVTPEMLANRSWWKGPQLYVLVDDYDLVAAAAQNPLLPLLEFLPQARDIGLHLVITRRIGGAARAMFDPVIGRIRELASPGIMMSGPREEGPLFGTIKPQVLPPGRAWMITRRHGARLVQLAWTPPAR; this is translated from the coding sequence GTGACCGTCACCATCGTCAAGCGCCCCCCGCGCCGCCCGGCGCCGGTGATGCCGTCCGGCGAGGTGCTGCTCGACCCGCCGCCCGAGGTTCCGCCGCCCGCCGGCAAGGGGTGGACCCGGATGCTCATGGTGCTGCCGATGGGCGCCGGCGCCGCCGCCATGGGCCTGATGATGAGCCGGCAGGGCGGTGGTCCGCTGACGTACGTCGCCGGCGCGATGTACGGCGTCTCCATCCTCGGCATGATCGCGATGATGGCGACGAACACCTCGGGCCCCGGCAAGCGCGAGATGATCGAGTCCCGCCGGCAGTATCTCCGGCACCTCTCCCAGCTCCGCGCCCAGCTGCGGAACACGATCCGCCAGCAGCGCGAGGCGCTGTATTACCGCAATCCCGACCCGGGCACGCTCTGGACCTTCGCCGACAGCGGCCGGCTCTGGGAGCGGCGCCGCGGCGACGCCGACTTCACGGTGGTCCGGATCGCCGTCGGCGTGCAGGAGGTGGCGACCCGGCTGATCCCGCCGCAGACCCGCCCGGTCGACGAGCTGGAGCCGCTCTGCGCGATGGCGCTGCGCAAGTTCGTCAACACCTACTCGGTGGTGCCCGACCTGCCGGTCTCGGTCGCCCTGCGCGACTTCTCGCACATCTACCTGCGCGGCGCCGACCACGCGATCCACGACTTCACCCGCGCTCTGGTCGCCCAGATCGCCACCTTCCACGCCCCCGACGACCTGCGCGTCGGCGTCTGCGTGCCGGACCATCAGCGGCCCTGGTGGGAGTGGGCGAAATGGCTGCCGCACGCGCAGCACCCGGACAAGACCGACGCGGTCGGCCCGGTCCGGCTGGTGGCGCCGAGCGTCCCGGCGCTCGAGGCGATGCTCGACGACGTCCTGGTCAACCGGTCCCGGTTCGATCCGTCCGGTCCGCCGCCCGGCGGGCCGCACGTGGTGGTGATCATCGACGGCGGCTCGACGGCCGGATCCGACCACCTGATGACCGAGGGCGGCGTCGCCGGTGTCACCATCCTCGACCTGTCCGTCCCACCGCCCCGGCTGCTCGACGACAGCTCGGTGGTGCTGGAGATCGCCGCGGACGGGACCATCACCGGCACCACCATGGACGGTTCCACCGAGGTGGGCCGGGCCGACGCGCTCGGCATGGCGGAGATCGAGGTGCTCGCCCGGGAGCTGGCGCCGCTGCGGCTGTCCGCCGCGACCTTCGGCGACCAGCCGGCCATCTCGCAGGACATGGGCCTGGCCGAGCTGCTGGAGCAGGACGACCCCTATCAGATCGACCTGGAGACGCTCTGGGCCGGCCGGCCCAACCGGGACCGGCTGCGGGTGCCGATCGGCATCGGCGTCGACGGCCGCCCGGTCGAGCTGGACCTCAAGGAGTCGGCACAGGACGGCATGGGCCCGCACGGCCTGCTGATCGGCGCCACCGGTTCCGGCAAGTCGGAGCTGCTGCGCACCCTGGTGGTGGCGCTGGCGCTGACCCACAATCCGGAGATCCTCAACTTCATCCTGGTCGACTACAAGGGCGGTGCGACCTTCGCCTCGCTGGACCGGCTGCCGCACACCGCCGCGATGATCACCAACCTGCAGGACGAGCAGGCCCTGGTCGACCGGATGCTGGGCGCCATCCAGGGCGAGCTCACCCGGCGCCAGGAGCTGCTGCGCAAAGCCGGCAACTACGCCTCGCAGCGCGACTACGAGCGGGCCCGGGCGGCCGGGGTGCCGCTGGCCCCGCTGCCCAGCCTGGTGCTGATCGTCGACGAGTTCTCCGAGCTGCTCGCCGACCGGCCGGACTTCATCGACATGTTCGTCCAGATCGGCCGGGTCGGCCGGTCGCTCGGCATCCACCTGCTGCTCGCCTCGCAGAAACTGGACGAGGGCCGGCTGCGCGGGCTGGAGTCGCATCTGTCGTACCGTCTGGGCCTGCGCACCTTCTCTTCGATGGAGAGCCGCGCGGTGCTCGGCGTGCCGGACGCCTACGAGCTGCCGCACCACCCCGGCCACGGCTACCTGCGGGCCGGCACCGACGGGCTGATCCGGCTCAAGGCGGCCTACGTGTCCGGCGCGGTCCGCAAGGAGGGCATCGTCGCGGCCGGCGGCACCCGGGCCGGCAGCCCGGTCCGTGAGTTCAGCACCTACTATTCGGCCCCGCTCCAGGACGAGCGCCCGGAGCAGGAGGAGGCCGGCCAGGAGGTCGAGGAGAAGGTTCAGGGCGACACCCTGATGGACGTGCTGGCCCGGCAGATGGAGGGCCGCGGCACCCCGGCGCACGAGGTGTGGCTGCCGCCGCTGGACAAGGCACCCACCCTCGGCCAGATGCTGCCGCCGGTGATCTCGATGCCCGACCGCGGCCTCACCGTCGACGCGGCCGAGCGGTTCGGCACCCTGCACGCCCTGGTCGGCATCATCGACAAGCCGTTCGACCAGCGCCGCGACCCGATGTGGCTGGACCTCTCCGGTGCGGCCGGCAACCTGCTGGTGATCGGCGGCTCGCAGTCCGGCAAGTCCAACCTGCTGCGCACCCTGATCACCAGCCTGGCGCTCGTGCACACCCCGCGCGAGGTGCAGTTCTATGGCCTCGACTTCGGTGGTGGCCCACTCAGCGCGCTCACCGACCTGCCGCACGTCGGCGGCGTCGCCACCCGCCGCGACGTGGACCGGGTGCGCCGGACGATCGCCGAGGTGCACGGGCTGATGCGGATCCGCGAGGACCTGTTCGCCCAGCAGAACGTGGAGGGCATGGCGGCGTACCGGCGGGCCAGGGCGCAGGGGCGGTTCGCCGAGGACCCGTTCGGTGACGTGTTCCTGGTCATCGACGGCTGGTCCACGCTGCGCGCCGAGTTCGAGGACCTGGAGCCCACCGTCAACGAGCTGGCCAACCGGGGTCTCGGCTTCGGCGTCCACGTGGTCGCCGCGACGAACCGCTGGATGGACGTCCGCCCGCAGATCCGCGACGTCTTCGGCACCCGGATCGAGCTGCGCCTCGGCGAGCCCACCGACTCGCTGATCAACCGGCGCGAGGCGGTGAACGTGCCCGAGTCACCCGGCCACGGCCTCACCCCGGACGGGCACCACTTCCTCGCCGCGCTGCCCCGCATCGACCGCGAACAGCGCGCCGACGACCTCGCCGAGGCCGTCGCCGAGCTGGTCAAACACGCCACCGAGCACTGGAGCGGCCCGCCCGCGCCGCGGGTCCGGCTGCTGCCGCCGGAGCTGCCGTTCGAGATGCTGCCGCCGTCCCGGGGCCCGGTCGTCCCGATCGGCATCGCGGAGAACGACCTGCAGCCGGTCTGGCTGGACTTCGACGCCGAGCCGCACGCGCTGCTCTTCGGCGACATCGAGAGCGGCAAGAGCTCGTTCCTGCGCAGCCTGGCCAAGTCGATTGTCGCCGGCAACAGCCCGGCCGAGGCCCGGGTGCTCTGCGTCGACCTGCGCCGCAGCCTGCTCGGCTGCGTCCCGCCGGAGAACACCATCGGTTACGGCACCTCGCACCAGGTCACCGCCGACCTGATCAACCAGGTGGTGGTGGTCATGCGCGAGCGCCTCCCCGGCCCGGACGTGACCCCGGAGATGCTCGCCAACCGCAGTTGGTGGAAAGGCCCCCAGCTCTACGTCCTGGTCGACGACTACGACCTGGTCGCCGCCGCCGCGCAGAACCCGCTGCTGCCCCTGCTGGAGTTCCTCCCGCAGGCCCGCGACATCGGCCTGCACCTGGTGATCACCCGCCGCATCGGCGGCGCGGCGCGCGCCATGTTCGACCCGGTCATCGGCCGCATCCGGGAGCTGGCCTCGCCCGGCATCATGATGTCCGGCCCGCGCGAGGAGGGCCCGCTCTTCGGCACCATCAAACCGCAGGTCCTGCCTCCGGGCCGCGCCTGGATGATCACCCGCCGGCACGGCGCCCGACTGGTCCAGCTGGCCTGGACCCCACCGGCCCGCTGA
- a CDS encoding DUF4097 family beta strand repeat-containing protein yields the protein MMRKFTTPAPISTVLAVPAGRIQLIAADRADTVVEVRPANPGKSRDIRAAEQTTVDFTDGVLRINAPEPTNKLIGASGSLEVTVQLPTGSHVEASAACTELRGVGRLGNISFDGAYRQIKIDEAAGIRLTAVDGDVEVGRLTGPAEISTSRGDIRIAEAKRGTVVLTTQSGSISVAAAPGTSAALDAGTAYGRISNTLKNDGIPELDIHATTSHGDITARSL from the coding sequence ATGATGCGGAAGTTCACCACCCCGGCCCCGATCTCCACCGTCCTGGCCGTCCCGGCCGGGCGGATCCAGCTCATCGCCGCCGACCGCGCCGACACCGTCGTCGAGGTCCGTCCGGCCAACCCCGGCAAGAGCCGCGACATCAGGGCCGCCGAGCAGACCACCGTCGACTTCACCGACGGCGTCCTGCGGATCAACGCCCCGGAGCCGACGAACAAGCTCATCGGCGCGTCCGGTTCCCTGGAGGTCACCGTGCAACTGCCGACCGGCTCCCACGTCGAGGCCTCCGCCGCCTGCACCGAGCTTCGTGGCGTCGGCCGGCTCGGCAACATCTCCTTCGACGGCGCCTACCGGCAGATCAAAATCGACGAGGCCGCCGGCATCCGCCTCACCGCCGTCGACGGCGACGTCGAGGTCGGCCGGCTCACCGGCCCGGCGGAGATCAGCACCAGCCGCGGCGACATCCGGATCGCCGAGGCCAAGCGCGGCACCGTGGTCCTCACCACCCAGTCCGGCAGCATCTCGGTCGCCGCGGCCCCCGGCACCTCGGCCGCCCTCGACGCCGGCACCGCCTACGGCCGCATCAGCAACACCCTCAAGAACGACGGCATCCCGGAGCTCGACATCCACGCCACCACCTCGCACGGCGACATCACCGCCCGCAGCCTGTGA